The Corvus moneduloides isolate bCorMon1 chromosome 5, bCorMon1.pri, whole genome shotgun sequence genome includes a region encoding these proteins:
- the LOC116443709 gene encoding interleukin-8-like: MGAPAGVGTGAPLLPWLLLLLLVMSHSVHAAILEVNGNLSCRCAKTTSEYISPKKYESIEIRPVGSSCRRTEIIIKLRTSGKVCVNPEAPWVKKLLKRIASTKKR, translated from the exons ATGGGAGCGCCGGCTGGGGTGGGGACGGGAGCCCCCCTGCTcccatggctgctgctgctgctgctggtgatgtCCCACTCTGTCCACGCAG ccaTCCTGGAGGTGAACGGGAACCTGAGCTGTAGGTGTGCCAAGACAACCTCGGAATACATCAGTCCCAAGAAATACGAGAGCATTGAGATAAGgcctgtgggcagcagctgcaggcgCACGGAGATCAT aattaaattaaGAACCTCAGGGAAGGTGTGTGTGAATCCCGAAGCCCCTTGGGTAAAGAAGCTGCTGAAGCGCATTGCCAGCAC gaagaaaagataa
- the LOC116443710 gene encoding alveolar macrophage chemotactic factor-like, translated as MAVRVALLLGVLLATHHPGDTAILEANGNLSCRCLKSTRAFISPEKYSSIEVWPVGSSCRRLEVVIKLKSLKRVCVDPDAPWVKKLLQDLPHLRKKKPPR; from the exons ATGGCTGTGCGggtggccctgctgctgggggtgctgctggcgACCCaccaccctggggacacag CAATCCTGGAAGCCAACGGCAACCTGAGCTGCCGCTGCCTCAAGAGCACCCGAGCCTTCATTTCCCCGGAGAAATACAGCAGCATCGAGGTCTGGCCCGTGGGGAGCAGCTGCCGGCGCCTCGAGGTGGT GATTAAGCTAAAGAGCCTGAAGAGGGTCTGCGTGGATCCTGACGCCCCTTGGGTGAAGAAACTCTTGCAGGACCTCCCTCACCT gaggaagaaaaagcctcCCCGTTGA
- the LOC116443708 gene encoding C-X-C motif chemokine 2-like has translation MRLLPAALALLLLLSSSVPAGGLSLESLLTNMRCKCIKSTAHVINLGLILTIDVTPPGLHCRRKEIILTLKKNRRVCVTPEAPWIQLLIHKLTQRNDTKKVLPRPRREAPCCWTPRRPPTPSLPLSRSKESMVMNSSWDSDDTTPLP, from the exons ATGCGGCTGCTGCCGGCAGCgctggccctgctcctgctcctgagcAGCTCGGTGCCGGCAGGCG GTCTGTCTCTGGAGAGCCTGCTGACCAACATGAGGTGCAAGTGCATCAAATCCACTGCCCACGTCATCAACCTGGGGCTGATCCTCACCATCGACGTTACCCCGCCGGGCCTTcactgcaggaggaaggagatcAT CCTCACCCTGAAGAAGAACAGGCGGGTGTGCGTGACCCCCGAGGCGCCCTGGATCCAGCTGCTCATCCACAAGCTGACGCAGAG GAATGACACCAAAAAAGTGTTGCCGCGGCCGCGGCGGGAAGCACCGTGCTGCTGGACCCCTCGGAGaccccccaccccatccctcccaCTGTCCAGATCCAAGGAGTCCATGGTTATGAATTCCTCATGGGACAGCGATGACACAACCCCCCTGCCCTGA
- the CNOT6L gene encoding CCR4-NOT transcription complex subunit 6-like: protein MPKEKYDPPDPRRIYTIMSAEEVANGKKSHWAELEISGRVRSLSTSLWSLTHLTALHLNDNNLTRIPPDIAKLHNLVYLDLSSNKLRSLPAELGNMVSLRELLLNNNLLRVLPYELGRLFQLQTLGLKGNPLSQDILSLYQDPDGTRKLLNYMLDNLAVHPEQLPPRPWITLKERDQILPSASFTVMCYNVLCDKYATRQLYGYCPSWALNWEYRKKGIMEEIVNCDADIISLQEVETEQYFTLFLPALKERGYDGFFSPKSRAKIMSEQEKKHVDGCAIFFKTEKFTLVQKHTVEFNQVAMANSEGSEAMLNRVMTKDNIGVAVVLEVHKELFGASMKSLHVDKQLLIVANAHMHWDPEYSDVKLIQTMMFVSELKNILEKASSRPGSPTADPNSIPLVLCADLNSLPDSGVVEYLSNGIVADNHKDFKELRYNECLMNFSGNGKNGASEGRITHGFQLKSAYENNLMPYTNYTFDFKGVIDYIFYSNTHMNVLGVLGPLDPQWLVDNNITGCPHPHIPSDHFSLLTQLELHPPLLPLVNGVHLPSRR from the exons atgccaaaggaaaaatatgatcCTCCAGATCCTCGCAGAATTTACACCATCATGTCAGCGGAAGAGGTGGCCAATGGGAAGAAGTCGCACTGGGCTGAATTAGAGATCTCGG GGAGAGTGCGGAGCTTAAGTACGTCGCTGTGGTCGCTGACACACCTGACTGCTCTGCACCTCAATGACAACAACCTTACTCGCATTCCACCTGATATTGCCAAGCTTCACAATCTGGTTTACCTGGATCTGTCATCCAACAAACTCAGAAGTTTACCAGCAGAACTAGGAAACATGGTGTCTCTCAG ggaattgcttttaaataacAATCTGTTACGGGTTTTGCCTTATGAACTTGGACGGCTCTTCCAGCTGCAAACCCTGGGTTTGAAAG GCAATCCTTTATCCCAAGATATTCTCAGCCTCTACCAGGATCCAGACGGAACCCGAAAGCTACTGAACTACATGCTTGACAATCTAGCAG ttcatccagagcagctgcctccaAGGCCATGGATTACTTTAAAAGAACGAGACCAAATTCTGCCCTCAG CTTCATTTACAGTTATGTGTTACAATGTGTTGTGTGATAAATATGCCACCCGGCAGCTCTATGGCTACTGCCCATCTTGGGCACTCAATTGGGAGTACAGGAAAAAGGGAATCATGGAAGAAATTGTCAACTGTGATGCAGATATCATTAGTCTTCag GAAGTGGAAACGGAGCAATACTTCACCCTTTTCCTGCCAGCCTTGAAAGAACGGGGATACGACGGCTTCTTTTCTCCAAAGTCACGTGCCAAAATCATGTCCgagcaggagaaaaagcatGTGGACGGCTGCGCGATATTCTTCAAAACGGAAAA GTTCACGCTGGTGCAGAAGCACACGGTGGAGTTCAACCAGGTGGCCATGGCCAACTCGGAGGGCTCGGAAGCCATGTTGAACAGAGTGATGACCAAGGACAACATCGGAGTCGCCGTGGTGTTGGAGGTGCACAAGGAATTATTTGGAGCAA GTATGAAATCGCTTCATGTGGACAAACAGCTGCTCATCGTGGCCAATGCCCACATGCACTGGGACCCCGAATACTCAGATGTAAAACTCATTCAGACCATGATGTTCGTCTCAGAGCTGAAAAACATCCTGGAGAAAGCCTCAAGCAGGCCCGGTAGCCCGACAGCAGATCCCAACTCTATCCCTCTGGTGCTGTGTGCAGATCTCAACTCACTGCCTGATTCAG GTGTGGTGGAATACCTGAGCAATGGCATAGTAGCTGACAACCACAAGGACTTCAAGGAGCTGCGCTACAACGAGTGTCTCATGAACTTCAGCGGCAACGGGAAGAACGGAGCCTCGGAGGGCAGGATCACGCACGGCTTCCAGCTCAAGAGCGCCTACGAGAACAACCTGATGCCTTACACCAATTACACTTTTGACTTCAAA GGTGTGATTGACTACATTTTCTACTCCAACACTCACATGAACGTGCTCGGAGTCCTGGGGCCTTTGGACCCTCAGTGGCTGGTGGACAACAACATCACGGGGTGCCCGCACCCGCACATCCCCTCCGACCACTTCTCCCTGCTGACGCAGCTGGAGCTCCACCCGCCGCTGCTGCCCCTGGTGAACGGGGTGCACCTGCCCTCCCGCAGGTAG